The proteins below are encoded in one region of Metabacillus dongyingensis:
- a CDS encoding AraC family transcriptional regulator: protein MFKELPLKQETLADLVERHTGQDGYYSTTIPYLFLSRFSDVTGPNYGVHNPSLCITVQGDKEILLGRESYKYGPSDYLIASVDLPITGQVIQATPESPYLAFKLEFNPSEILDVLRDSELFVQSKGTTKRAMYVSRIDSPLLDAVIRLVRLLDNPQDIPVLAPLFKEEILYRVLNGEQGATLQQIAVQGSSTLRIKDVIEHIMNNFERTIRVEELAEIASMSVATLHKHFKEVTAMSPIQYQKHLRLQEARRLLLSESSDASDVAFRVGYESPSQFSREYSRMFGLPPREDIKRFRMIHEKTINA, encoded by the coding sequence ATGTTTAAAGAATTACCTTTAAAGCAAGAAACACTTGCTGACTTAGTTGAAAGGCACACGGGTCAGGATGGATATTATTCTACAACTATTCCATATTTATTTTTGTCTCGTTTCTCCGATGTTACAGGTCCAAATTATGGAGTTCACAACCCTTCCTTGTGTATTACCGTCCAAGGTGATAAAGAGATATTATTGGGACGGGAAAGCTATAAGTACGGACCTTCAGATTACCTTATAGCATCAGTTGATTTGCCTATAACTGGTCAGGTCATCCAAGCCACTCCCGAATCTCCATATTTAGCTTTCAAACTTGAGTTTAACCCAAGTGAAATATTAGATGTTTTAAGGGATTCAGAGTTATTTGTCCAGTCCAAAGGCACCACTAAACGAGCTATGTATGTTAGCCGTATAGATTCGCCTTTGTTGGATGCTGTGATCCGATTAGTACGTTTACTAGACAATCCACAGGATATTCCTGTACTTGCACCTTTGTTCAAGGAGGAAATTCTATATAGGGTACTGAACGGAGAACAAGGGGCTACATTGCAACAAATCGCAGTACAGGGGAGTAGTACCTTACGTATCAAAGATGTTATCGAACATATTATGAACAACTTTGAAAGAACAATCAGGGTTGAAGAACTTGCGGAAATAGCAAGTATGAGTGTAGCAACGCTACACAAGCATTTTAAAGAGGTTACTGCTATGAGTCCGATTCAATACCAAAAACATCTGAGACTTCAAGAAGCACGCCGTTTGTTATTATCTGAGTCTTCAGATGCATCCGATGTAGCATTTAGGGTTGGTTATGAAAGTCCTTCTCAATTCAGTCGTGAATATTCTCGGATGTTTGGGTTACCACCAAGAGAAGATATAAAGCGTTTTAGAATGATACATGAAAAAACAATAAATGCATGA
- a CDS encoding aldo/keto reductase, translated as MQKVTLNNGVEMPILGFGVFQIQDENECEQAVYDAIMAGYRLIDTAASYLNEEAVGIAIKRSGVPREELFITTKLWVQDAGYESTKKAFTKSLERLQLDYLDLYLIHQPFGDVYGSWHAMEELYRDGKVRAIGVSNFHPDRLVDLIIHNEVAPAVNQVETHVFNQQIESQNIMIENNVQIESWGPFAEGKNNMFQNELLVSIAEKYNKSVAQVVLRWLTQRGVVAIPKSVRKERIEENINIFDFELSPEDMERIATLDTKESLFFSHRDPAMVKGIGTHKIHD; from the coding sequence ATGCAAAAAGTAACATTAAACAATGGTGTTGAGATGCCTATTCTTGGCTTTGGGGTTTTTCAAATTCAGGATGAAAACGAATGTGAACAAGCTGTATATGATGCAATTATGGCAGGCTATCGTCTAATCGATACAGCTGCTTCCTATCTAAACGAAGAAGCTGTCGGTATAGCAATCAAGAGAAGTGGTGTTCCAAGAGAAGAATTATTTATTACTACAAAACTTTGGGTTCAGGATGCTGGTTATGAAAGCACAAAGAAAGCATTCACAAAATCACTCGAAAGACTTCAATTAGATTATTTAGATTTATACTTGATTCATCAGCCATTTGGTGATGTATATGGTTCATGGCATGCAATGGAAGAATTGTACCGAGATGGAAAGGTTAGGGCAATTGGAGTAAGTAATTTCCATCCAGATCGTTTAGTTGATTTAATTATTCATAATGAGGTAGCTCCTGCCGTAAATCAAGTTGAAACTCATGTCTTTAACCAGCAAATCGAAAGTCAAAACATTATGATAGAGAACAATGTTCAGATAGAGTCATGGGGACCGTTTGCTGAAGGGAAAAATAACATGTTCCAGAACGAATTATTAGTATCAATAGCAGAAAAGTATAATAAATCTGTTGCGCAGGTTGTCTTACGATGGTTGACACAAAGAGGTGTCGTGGCGATTCCGAAGTCTGTTCGTAAGGAAAGAATCGAAGAAAATATCAATATTTTCGACTTCGAATTAAGTCCAGAGGATATGGAAAGAATCGCAACGTTAGATACGAAAGAGAGCTTATTCTTTTCACATAGAGATCCTGCAATGGTGAAAGGGATTGGTACTCATAAAATTCATGACTAA
- a CDS encoding ankyrin repeat domain-containing protein, with amino-acid sequence MVARFINNHINFLFCLRGKPMKKRIRKKLNKRNREELVKAIYEGHFRKVKLLVRSNSSADNKDEDGWTPLHWATQVCQMEIIQYLLSKGANINTRDINGFSPLYQAASEGRYKNHF; translated from the coding sequence GTGGTAGCTCGCTTCATTAATAATCATATTAACTTTTTATTTTGTTTAAGGGGTAAACCAATGAAAAAAAGAATTAGGAAAAAGCTTAATAAGAGGAACAGAGAAGAATTAGTCAAAGCCATTTATGAAGGTCATTTTAGAAAAGTGAAATTGTTAGTTCGAAGTAATTCAAGTGCAGATAACAAAGACGAGGATGGATGGACCCCACTCCATTGGGCAACACAAGTATGCCAAATGGAGATTATCCAATACCTTTTGTCTAAGGGAGCTAACATCAATACCAGGGATATTAACGGCTTTTCTCCGTTGTATCAAGCAGCCTCTGAAGGTCGTTATAAAAACCATTTCTAA
- the fabF gene encoding beta-ketoacyl-ACP synthase II: protein MERVVITGMGVVSPIGNNIKTFWNNLINGESGISTIDTFDVTNHKTKIAGIVQDFDADEVLGKNEARRLDRFSQFALAAAEQAWADSELDLDRIDVERFGVYVGSGIGGIETFIENIDALRQKGPRRVSPTLVPAMISNAAAAQISIKWNAMGPSMSPVSACAIGNTAIGEAFRLIRYGEVDVVFAGGTEAAITDLSIASFGNATALSTRNDEPTKASRPFDENRDGFVMSEGAGILILESLSHALRRDAKIYAEVIGYGASSDAHHIVATHPEGKGAYLAMRSALKNANLSPEEIDVISAHATSTKVGDISETMAIKQLFGKQAYQIPVTANKSMLGHMLGAAGGVEAIALAMSIKEGIVPPTINLENPDPLCDLDYVPSVARQVKINTGLSNSFGFGGHNAAIVLKKYE from the coding sequence GTGGAAAGAGTTGTGATTACCGGTATGGGAGTAGTGTCTCCTATAGGAAACAACATCAAAACATTTTGGAACAATCTGATTAACGGGGAATCTGGTATATCCACTATTGATACATTTGATGTTACTAATCATAAAACAAAAATTGCAGGTATCGTCCAAGATTTTGATGCAGATGAAGTTTTAGGAAAGAACGAAGCAAGACGTTTAGATCGCTTTTCTCAATTTGCTTTGGCTGCAGCTGAACAAGCTTGGGCAGATTCTGAGTTAGACCTCGATCGTATAGATGTAGAAAGGTTTGGCGTATACGTAGGTTCAGGTATAGGTGGAATTGAAACCTTCATTGAAAATATTGATGCGCTTAGGCAGAAGGGGCCAAGAAGAGTCAGCCCGACCCTAGTACCTGCTATGATTTCTAATGCTGCAGCAGCACAAATTAGTATCAAGTGGAACGCGATGGGGCCTTCTATGTCGCCTGTTTCTGCTTGTGCAATTGGAAATACAGCTATTGGAGAAGCCTTTAGATTAATTCGTTATGGAGAAGTTGACGTTGTGTTTGCGGGTGGAACGGAGGCAGCTATAACAGATTTATCAATAGCAAGCTTTGGTAATGCTACAGCACTATCAACAAGAAACGATGAGCCTACTAAAGCTAGTCGTCCATTTGATGAAAATCGAGACGGATTTGTCATGTCAGAAGGAGCTGGAATTCTAATCTTAGAATCTTTATCTCATGCTTTACGTAGAGACGCAAAGATTTATGCAGAAGTTATTGGATATGGTGCAAGTTCAGACGCACACCATATCGTAGCTACACATCCGGAAGGTAAAGGTGCCTATCTTGCAATGAGATCAGCTTTAAAAAATGCCAATTTATCGCCTGAAGAAATTGATGTTATTAGTGCCCATGCAACAAGTACAAAAGTGGGGGACATCTCTGAAACGATGGCTATTAAGCAGCTGTTTGGAAAACAAGCTTATCAGATTCCAGTAACAGCTAATAAATCTATGCTTGGTCATATGTTAGGGGCAGCTGGTGGAGTTGAAGCAATTGCTTTAGCAATGAGCATAAAGGAAGGGATAGTTCCTCCAACAATTAACTTAGAAAATCCTGATCCATTATGTGATCTAGATTATGTACCATCTGTTGCTCGCCAAGTGAAAATAAATACGGGTCTATCTAACTCATTTGGTTTCGGAGGTCATAATGCAGCTATTGTTTTAAAGAAATACGAGTGA
- a CDS encoding helix-turn-helix transcriptional regulator, whose protein sequence is MNDQTRLEALSTFLKAKRAQIKPESIGLPAGTRRRTPGLRREEVAQLAGVSTTWYTWLEQGRDIKVSSIVLDCISAALQLNNDERDYIYDLALEAKSEITHQEKDQSELSPSLKRILAELIYCPTIITDRHCHIVGWNPAAAHVFLDFERIPNDQRNLIRLVFTRKELKALAVNWEHFAKGFLAIFRTYYGHYLGDEWYNQFIKEMSHSHSEFQDLWQESQVSKAPEMVIEFRHAKAGKMLFNLTSLQVQGDMDLRCSIYTPVEETDTENKLKRLMKRVSVEN, encoded by the coding sequence ATGAATGATCAAACTAGGCTTGAAGCTTTGTCGACATTCTTAAAAGCTAAGCGTGCCCAAATTAAGCCAGAGTCTATTGGTTTGCCTGCCGGAACCCGGAGAAGGACACCTGGGTTACGAAGAGAAGAGGTTGCACAATTAGCAGGTGTTAGTACCACTTGGTATACATGGCTAGAGCAAGGAAGAGATATAAAAGTTTCTTCAATCGTACTTGATTGTATTTCTGCAGCTCTACAATTAAATAATGATGAAAGAGACTACATATATGACCTAGCATTAGAGGCAAAATCAGAAATTACCCATCAAGAAAAGGATCAATCAGAGCTTAGCCCTTCTTTAAAGCGAATACTAGCTGAATTAATATATTGTCCGACTATCATTACGGATCGACATTGCCATATTGTGGGCTGGAATCCTGCAGCTGCTCATGTTTTTTTAGATTTTGAACGAATACCGAATGATCAAAGAAATTTGATTCGTTTAGTGTTCACTAGAAAAGAATTAAAAGCATTGGCCGTCAATTGGGAACATTTTGCGAAAGGTTTTCTTGCTATTTTCCGTACCTATTATGGACACTATTTAGGCGATGAATGGTACAACCAATTTATTAAAGAAATGAGTCATTCACATTCAGAATTCCAGGATTTATGGCAAGAAAGTCAAGTGAGTAAGGCTCCAGAAATGGTAATTGAATTTAGACATGCTAAAGCAGGCAAAATGTTGTTTAATTTAACTTCTCTTCAAGTTCAAGGTGATATGGATTTGCGGTGCAGTATCTATACACCAGTAGAGGAAACAGATACAGAAAATAAATTAAAGCGATTAATGAAGAGGGTTTCCGTTGAAAATTAA
- a CDS encoding reverse transcriptase domain-containing protein produces the protein MKILNFYIEKRSVNYVVDVDIKGFFDNVEHKWMMEFLKLRIADPNLLRIIGRFLKGGYMEESKKYKTDNGTPQGGVISPVLANVYLHYALDLWFEKKVKKQCKGQAYIVRYADDFVWCFQYQSEAQEFFQSLKFRLKKFNLEIAEDKTKIIPFGRCAEKYEKQKGNSKPATFDFLGFTHYCGKSKQGKFRVKRKSSRKKVQGKLKESKEWLKKNRNKDIQMIMDRFRRSLIGYYNYYCITDNTQNVTNFKDKIETLLFKWLNRRSQRKSFTWDKFRLFLDKYPLPSPRIKVNIYDLRKEISYIL, from the coding sequence TTGAAAATACTGAACTTCTATATTGAAAAGAGATCAGTAAATTATGTAGTAGATGTCGATATTAAAGGATTCTTTGACAACGTTGAGCACAAATGGATGATGGAGTTCTTAAAACTTCGAATCGCTGACCCTAACCTACTAAGAATAATTGGTAGGTTTCTTAAAGGTGGATACATGGAGGAAAGTAAGAAATACAAAACAGACAATGGCACACCGCAAGGTGGAGTAATATCTCCGGTATTAGCCAATGTGTATCTCCATTATGCCCTCGACTTATGGTTTGAGAAAAAGGTCAAGAAACAATGCAAGGGACAGGCATATATAGTAAGGTATGCAGATGATTTTGTGTGGTGTTTTCAATATCAGAGCGAAGCTCAGGAATTCTTCCAATCATTAAAATTTAGATTAAAGAAATTTAACTTGGAAATTGCCGAGGATAAAACCAAAATTATTCCCTTCGGGCGTTGTGCCGAAAAATATGAAAAGCAAAAGGGAAATAGTAAACCAGCAACCTTTGATTTCCTAGGCTTTACACACTATTGTGGGAAAAGTAAACAAGGGAAATTTCGGGTGAAACGGAAATCGAGTAGAAAGAAAGTCCAAGGTAAATTAAAAGAGTCTAAAGAATGGCTGAAGAAGAATAGAAATAAAGATATTCAAATGATCATGGACAGATTTAGACGCTCGCTTATAGGTTATTACAACTATTATTGCATCACTGATAATACCCAAAATGTTACCAACTTCAAAGACAAAATCGAGACCTTACTGTTTAAATGGCTCAATAGAAGAAGTCAAAGGAAATCCTTTACATGGGATAAATTCAGACTATTTCTTGATAAATATCCACTACCTTCACCAAGAATTAAAGTGAATATATATGATTTAAGAAAAGAGATTAGCTACATTCTGTGA
- a CDS encoding spore germination protein — MITSFKDRITTEQVTVIVINAIFGVGILTLPRTAVEKVKTPDIWISVILGGLIAMIAGVIIVKLSQQFPGKTFYEYSQEIVGKWVGGLLSLLIVCYFFTACGFQVRALAEVSNFFLLEGTPTWAIIMPFMWVGLYLIISGINPIARIFEIILPITVIFFIIVAFMSFKIFEIDNLRPVLGQGVIPVLKGVQTTGLSYTGFETILFLLPFMKEPKKAVKAVLIGIALPLIFYLMTVVMVIGAFSVDGVVTRTWPTLDLMRSFEIPGLIFERFESLLLVIWIMQMFSSFTIFYYGAALGLAQLFKKSIRPFMYGLLPAIYIIAMIPKNINDMFKLGDLQGNVALYLFGLLPLVLLMVSRWKVRKHEVKS, encoded by the coding sequence ATGATTACCAGTTTTAAAGACCGAATCACGACTGAGCAAGTAACTGTTATTGTAATCAATGCTATATTCGGGGTAGGAATCCTCACCTTGCCCAGAACTGCAGTAGAGAAGGTGAAAACCCCAGATATATGGATCAGCGTTATTTTAGGCGGTCTGATCGCGATGATCGCAGGAGTGATCATTGTTAAATTAAGCCAACAGTTTCCCGGAAAAACCTTTTATGAATACAGTCAAGAAATTGTTGGTAAATGGGTTGGAGGGTTACTTAGTCTGCTTATTGTATGTTATTTTTTTACAGCTTGTGGGTTTCAAGTCCGAGCGCTAGCAGAAGTATCGAATTTTTTTTTGTTGGAAGGCACCCCTACCTGGGCAATCATAATGCCATTTATGTGGGTAGGTCTGTATCTGATCATTAGCGGAATAAATCCAATCGCCCGAATATTTGAAATTATCTTGCCTATTACCGTCATCTTTTTTATAATTGTTGCCTTTATGAGCTTCAAAATATTTGAAATTGATAATCTACGCCCGGTTCTAGGGCAGGGAGTGATACCGGTACTAAAAGGAGTACAGACAACTGGTCTATCATACACTGGTTTTGAAACCATTTTGTTCCTTTTGCCATTTATGAAAGAACCAAAGAAAGCAGTAAAAGCCGTTCTAATTGGAATTGCTTTACCGTTGATTTTTTATTTGATGACAGTCGTGATGGTCATCGGAGCATTTTCCGTCGATGGAGTAGTTACAAGAACATGGCCGACGCTTGATCTCATGCGAAGTTTTGAAATTCCCGGTTTGATCTTTGAACGGTTTGAGTCTTTATTGCTCGTGATATGGATTATGCAAATGTTTTCTTCCTTTACGATCTTCTACTATGGTGCTGCTTTAGGACTGGCTCAACTCTTCAAAAAAAGCATTCGTCCATTTATGTATGGCTTGCTTCCGGCTATCTACATCATTGCCATGATTCCGAAAAATATCAATGATATGTTTAAATTAGGGGATTTACAGGGCAATGTCGCGTTGTATTTATTCGGTTTACTGCCACTGGTGCTTCTAATGGTCTCGCGATGGAAGGTTAGAAAACATGAAGTAAAGTCATAA